One window of the Thermodesulfomicrobium sp. WS genome contains the following:
- the galE gene encoding UDP-glucose 4-epimerase GalE: MPTVLVTGGAGYIGSHTTLALTQAGYDVIVYDNLSTGRAEAVLPPARLVVGDLAETAKLATLMAESRFTAVLHFAGSIIVPESVENPIKYYKNNTTNTTALVELALRHRIPHFIFSSTAAVYGIPKTVPVTEDAPTAPINPYGRSKLMSEWTIFDAAAAHPHFRPVVLRYFNVAGADPGGRLGQCTPQATHLIKVAAQTALGRREALSIFGTDYPTPDGTCIRDYIHVTDLAEAHVRALRHLEGGGAPGVFNCGYGHGYSVREIIAAMQAAIGHTFAVRTAPRRAGDPPVLVADSTRIQRVMGWQPKHDCIEEIVKSAYLWEQRL; the protein is encoded by the coding sequence ATGCCTACCGTGCTGGTCACCGGCGGCGCCGGATATATCGGCTCCCACACCACCCTGGCCCTCACCCAAGCCGGCTACGACGTCATCGTGTACGACAACCTCTCCACCGGCCGCGCCGAGGCCGTGCTGCCGCCAGCACGCCTGGTGGTAGGGGATTTGGCCGAAACCGCCAAACTCGCCACACTCATGGCAGAATCCCGCTTCACGGCGGTGCTCCACTTCGCCGGCTCCATCATCGTGCCCGAGTCCGTGGAAAATCCCATCAAATACTACAAAAACAACACCACCAACACCACGGCCCTGGTGGAGCTCGCCCTGCGCCACCGCATCCCCCACTTCATCTTTTCTTCCACCGCTGCGGTGTACGGCATCCCAAAGACCGTCCCCGTCACCGAAGACGCCCCCACCGCGCCCATCAACCCCTACGGCCGCAGCAAGCTCATGAGCGAATGGACCATCTTCGATGCCGCCGCAGCCCACCCGCACTTTCGCCCCGTGGTCCTGCGCTACTTCAACGTGGCCGGCGCAGACCCAGGGGGACGGCTTGGCCAATGCACCCCGCAGGCGACCCACCTCATCAAGGTGGCAGCACAGACCGCCCTGGGCCGGCGCGAGGCGCTGTCCATCTTCGGCACCGACTATCCCACGCCCGACGGCACCTGCATCCGGGACTACATCCACGTCACCGATCTGGCCGAGGCCCACGTACGCGCCCTGCGGCACCTGGAGGGCGGCGGCGCTCCGGGGGTCTTCAATTGTGGCTACGGTCACGGCTATTCGGTGCGCGAGATCATCGCCGCCATGCAGGCCGCCATCGGGCACACCTTTGCGGTGCGCACCGCACCACGCCGCGCCGGCGATCCTCCGGTGCTCGTGGCGGACAGCACGCGCATCCAGCGCGTCATGGGCTGGCAGCCCAAACATGACTGTATCGAGGAGATTGTGAAGAGCGCCTATCTCTGGGAGCAGCGCCTCTAG
- the alr gene encoding alanine racemase yields the protein MIGYNAVQVFVAPQAVAGNWLRLQHKGTEMVAVVKADAYGHGLIPVAQALARVGARRFAVGTVAEGVMLREALPGAQIIALLGIQDVSDAVACRDYGIVPLVTHAGQWPLVRRAAAAAARPLAVILKFDTGMARLGFAWEAVAHVVEALRAAPMLRPVAVFSHLATADDPEAADFVAEQTMRLTAIQAALAAVGFSLPASLANSAALVAHPAAHFQWQRPGIALYGANPLAGTAWEDRCPPLISAMTVTAPILQVRDIAPGVSVSYGRTFRASRPMRIAIVAAGYADAYSRGLSAKAAMVVGGVRAPVLGRVCMQMTAVDVTHCPSVRPGDRAYLLGGPGEAAITADELAAWWGTIPYEVFCLLGMNPRTLV from the coding sequence ATGATTGGGTACAACGCAGTACAGGTTTTCGTTGCCCCCCAGGCCGTGGCGGGCAATTGGCTGCGCCTGCAGCACAAGGGCACCGAGATGGTGGCGGTGGTCAAGGCGGACGCCTACGGCCATGGCTTGATTCCCGTGGCTCAGGCTCTGGCGCGGGTAGGGGCGCGGCGCTTTGCCGTGGGCACGGTGGCCGAGGGCGTGATGCTGCGCGAGGCCTTGCCCGGAGCGCAGATTATCGCCTTGCTGGGGATTCAGGACGTTTCGGATGCTGTTGCCTGCCGGGACTATGGGATCGTGCCCCTGGTGACCCATGCCGGGCAATGGCCGCTTGTGCGCCGGGCGGCGGCTGCGGCGGCTAGGCCTTTGGCAGTCATCCTCAAGTTCGATACCGGCATGGCTCGTCTCGGATTTGCTTGGGAGGCGGTGGCGCATGTGGTGGAGGCCCTGCGCGCGGCCCCCATGCTGCGCCCGGTGGCCGTTTTCTCGCATTTGGCTACTGCCGACGACCCCGAAGCCGCGGATTTCGTGGCCGAGCAGACAATGCGCCTTACCGCCATCCAGGCGGCGCTGGCGGCTGTGGGATTTTCCCTGCCTGCAAGTCTGGCCAACTCTGCAGCCCTGGTGGCCCATCCCGCGGCCCATTTTCAGTGGCAGCGGCCCGGCATCGCCCTCTACGGCGCCAATCCCTTGGCCGGCACGGCCTGGGAAGACCGCTGTCCGCCGCTCATTTCGGCCATGACGGTGACCGCCCCCATCCTGCAGGTGCGTGATATCGCTCCGGGTGTTTCGGTGAGCTATGGCCGTACCTTCCGCGCCTCCCGGCCCATGCGCATCGCCATTGTGGCCGCAGGGTATGCCGACGCCTATTCGCGGGGGCTTTCCGCAAAGGCGGCCATGGTGGTGGGCGGCGTGCGCGCCCCGGTACTCGGGCGGGTGTGCATGCAGATGACCGCCGTGGACGTCACCCATTGCCCGTCGGTGCGGCCTGGAGACCGGGCGTACCTCTTGGGTGGTCCGGGGGAGGCGGCCATTACGGCAGACGAACTTGCCGCCTGGTGGGGGACCATCCCATATGAGGTCTTTTGCCTGCTGGGGATGAATCCCCGCACTCTGGTCTAG
- a CDS encoding GspE/PulE family protein, which translates to MHPQVILSLNKILLHAASFDDAWKKLVIEVPTVFGCEQVRLYRKHPSKSEVIARVAGKNGTQEMIALPFATSSIAGYTALVRIPILLKSMSRAEFTLIHSELRFDSRYDAATNVVTRNLISLPLTHGDAFLGVLQLVNKKEGTFQREDEAVARLLADLLARKMHEELQIPKGPFDALVHGGFVDAEALEAAKAAARQRGLPVSVILRRDYGIAPMEIGASLERYYQVPFVPFEGKFFGDDALQGMNRAYLKKNLWVPLEREEGRCVVLVHNPADLNLMEDIRHALGGTSYEFRVGLPEEILAFLGDFSLLPEAAATATAYASADASQAEAKAAVAGLAEFMEAAGGESVDIAKADQAEEDISAESRQQAVSFVNKMIIHAHTIGASDIHIEPGKPGTPGAVRMRVDGSCAKVLGIPGDLLPSVVSRIKIISGLNIAERRLPQDGKAKVRFKGKEIEMRVATLPTVYGESVVLRMLAAGQAMPFEKLNLSADNARRIEAIMKKPHGIFLVVGPTGSGKTTTLHAILGRINTPDKKIWTVEDPVEITQPGLQQVQVDTSIGLTFARIMRAFLRADPDVILVGEMRDLETAQIGVEASLTGHFVFSTLHTNSAPETLTRLLEMGIEPLNFSEALQGVLAQRLVKTLCSACKAPYAPSDEEWEFLVEQYGAELFLELGVDRQTAQLYRAVGCPRCDNTGYKGRTGIHELLVPTPEIRRAIARRVPTDEIKQMALASGMRTLFQDGIAKIFRGDLDILQLQKVTASDSP; encoded by the coding sequence ATGCACCCCCAGGTCATCCTTTCTCTCAATAAAATCCTCCTGCATGCCGCTTCGTTCGATGATGCATGGAAAAAATTGGTCATCGAAGTGCCAACGGTCTTTGGTTGTGAGCAGGTCCGTTTGTACCGGAAGCATCCTTCCAAATCCGAAGTCATTGCTCGGGTGGCCGGCAAAAACGGAACGCAGGAGATGATTGCGCTGCCGTTTGCGACTTCGAGTATCGCCGGGTATACGGCCCTGGTGCGTATTCCTATCCTGCTCAAGAGTATGAGCCGAGCGGAATTTACGCTCATCCATTCGGAACTGCGTTTTGACTCCCGCTACGACGCCGCTACCAATGTGGTGACCCGCAATCTCATTTCCTTGCCGCTGACCCATGGGGATGCCTTTTTGGGGGTTTTGCAGCTGGTGAACAAAAAGGAGGGCACCTTTCAGCGGGAAGATGAAGCCGTTGCCCGGCTCCTCGCGGATTTGCTGGCCCGCAAGATGCACGAGGAACTGCAGATCCCCAAGGGGCCTTTTGATGCGCTGGTGCATGGGGGCTTTGTGGACGCGGAGGCCTTGGAGGCGGCAAAGGCCGCGGCCCGCCAGCGCGGTCTGCCCGTGTCCGTCATCCTGCGGCGGGACTATGGCATCGCCCCCATGGAGATCGGGGCATCGCTGGAGCGCTATTACCAGGTGCCGTTTGTGCCCTTCGAGGGGAAATTCTTCGGGGATGATGCCTTGCAAGGCATGAATCGGGCCTACCTGAAAAAGAACCTCTGGGTGCCGCTTGAGCGGGAAGAGGGGCGGTGTGTGGTCCTGGTGCACAACCCGGCGGATCTCAACCTCATGGAAGATATCCGGCACGCCTTGGGGGGCACGAGCTACGAATTTCGTGTGGGGCTCCCGGAAGAGATCTTGGCATTTTTGGGGGATTTTTCCCTGCTTCCCGAGGCTGCGGCCACGGCGACCGCATATGCGAGTGCCGATGCTTCCCAGGCGGAGGCCAAAGCCGCTGTTGCTGGGCTCGCGGAATTCATGGAGGCCGCTGGCGGCGAGTCCGTGGATATTGCGAAAGCCGACCAGGCCGAAGAAGATATCTCGGCGGAGAGCCGCCAGCAGGCGGTGAGCTTCGTCAACAAGATGATCATCCATGCCCATACCATCGGCGCCTCGGACATCCATATCGAGCCGGGGAAGCCGGGGACACCCGGGGCGGTGCGCATGCGGGTTGACGGATCCTGCGCCAAGGTCTTGGGGATACCCGGCGATTTGCTGCCTTCGGTGGTGTCCCGCATCAAGATCATCTCCGGGCTCAACATCGCCGAGCGTCGTCTGCCTCAGGACGGCAAGGCTAAAGTGCGCTTCAAAGGCAAGGAGATCGAGATGCGCGTGGCCACCTTGCCCACCGTGTACGGTGAGAGCGTGGTGCTGCGCATGCTTGCCGCCGGTCAGGCCATGCCTTTTGAAAAGCTCAATTTGAGCGCGGACAACGCCCGGCGCATCGAAGCCATCATGAAGAAACCCCATGGGATCTTCCTGGTGGTGGGGCCCACGGGTTCGGGCAAAACCACGACCTTGCACGCCATCTTGGGGCGCATCAATACCCCGGACAAAAAGATCTGGACCGTGGAGGACCCGGTGGAAATCACCCAGCCGGGGTTGCAGCAGGTGCAGGTGGATACCTCCATTGGGCTCACGTTTGCGCGCATCATGCGGGCCTTTTTGCGCGCCGACCCGGATGTGATCCTGGTCGGTGAGATGCGCGATCTGGAAACCGCCCAGATCGGCGTGGAGGCCTCCCTGACCGGGCATTTCGTGTTTTCCACCTTGCACACCAACTCGGCCCCCGAGACGTTGACCCGTTTGCTGGAGATGGGCATCGAACCGCTCAACTTTTCCGAGGCCTTGCAGGGAGTGCTCGCCCAGCGCCTGGTGAAAACGCTGTGTTCGGCGTGCAAGGCGCCGTATGCGCCCAGCGACGAAGAATGGGAGTTTCTGGTGGAGCAGTACGGGGCGGAGCTGTTTTTGGAGCTCGGCGTGGATCGCCAGACCGCGCAGCTCTACCGGGCGGTGGGGTGCCCGCGGTGTGACAACACGGGATATAAAGGCCGTACCGGCATCCACGAACTCCTGGTGCCGACCCCGGAGATCCGCAGGGCCATCGCCCGTCGTGTCCCAACGGACGAGATCAAGCAGATGGCCTTGGCCTCGGGCATGCGGACCCTGTTTCAGGACGGGATCGCAAAGATCTTCCGGGGTGATCTCGATATCTTGCAGCTGCAGAAAGTCACCGCCAGCGACTCGCCATGA
- a CDS encoding response regulator, whose amino-acid sequence MMRQRELFPQIPITVLLVDDEFLIGEAMRIKLASQRDITFHYCREPDRALEVALSVQPTVILLDLVMPGVNGLTMVKFFKTSEDFREVPLIVLSAREEPELKKKAFDLGADDYMIKVPDKLELIARIRCHSERYIFRRQRDALLERLHQEEPLAAVSHGA is encoded by the coding sequence ATGATGCGGCAGCGCGAACTCTTTCCCCAGATACCCATAACCGTGCTTTTGGTGGACGACGAGTTTCTCATCGGCGAGGCCATGCGCATCAAACTCGCCAGCCAGCGCGACATCACCTTCCACTATTGCCGGGAGCCCGACCGGGCCTTGGAAGTGGCGCTTTCCGTGCAGCCTACGGTGATCCTCTTGGATTTGGTCATGCCCGGGGTCAATGGTCTGACCATGGTGAAATTCTTCAAGACCAGCGAGGACTTTAGGGAGGTCCCGCTCATCGTGCTGTCCGCCCGGGAGGAGCCGGAACTCAAGAAAAAGGCCTTTGACCTCGGTGCCGACGATTACATGATCAAGGTCCCGGACAAGCTGGAACTCATCGCCCGCATTCGCTGCCATTCCGAGCGCTATATCTTCCGCAGGCAACGAGATGCGCTCCTGGAGCGCTTGCACCAGGAAGAACCGCTGGCTGCTGTTTCTCACGGAGCATGA
- a CDS encoding response regulator, translated as MERRRAFYNLLQFKIHLGIQVILVASFMALGYFMYQAQLAFLLGEVRRQGQEQVTVVAQASVPPLERGATYLLEEVAARAEFSPSVAYCLITDANGNPLNDGEVRPGVTRFAMAKAIPPQDVLIFTQDLTRGGVTLGQVRLAMRIDKAREEAQRTVIQLIAAFAVVLGVIAVFLYFFLNRLLIQPVANLAELTETLARGEFVTSNLDRRSDELGILAEGFNIMSRNLRELYRGLEQKVAERTEELGKAFREVEAIFENSLVGIAVMTPDHRVVRANTRFAMIFGYTQEEMPSIDPVQLHVSNRDFDTFVEKFFSQLPEVEITQLEFQFRRKNGEIFWSQISAKALDESDPDKGIIVVLEDITERKKASELLRRHAEELRLAKEEADKATRTKSEFLARMSHEIRTPMNAILGMAEMLQETGLTEEQAEYVRTFSSAGELLLGIINDILDFSKIEVGQIKLETVPFDLQELVEDIHKLFVYRAEEKGLALSCTLSPGLATRYQGDPFRIRQILINLVGNAIKFTHQGSVRLTVEDAVAEDGSPCCLFKVQDTGIGIRKDKISTIFESFAQADTSTTREFGGTGLGLAISKKLAELMGGDIWLESEVGRGTTFFVLLPLKPDFSVAAQERRSQVPSDLRLLVVEDRPQAHDSIAALVRSWGLTPQVASHPADAVNAVRLGGVDMVVVDSRVDGDPGFEVVQLLLGQDVEAPPMVLLVDSPQALGELPSPSEVGALAYVLRRERTVRLQDVLLDLASQQKHRRLTSARQQWKVLLVDDVEANRKVVELFLKNTNVVLTHAENGQVAVDRFMAEPFDLVLMDMEMPVMDGLEATRRIRLWEQEKREYSTPIVALTAHAFQEHRQQCLAAGCTDFLAKPLKKQDLLDMIERYAGMRETLRPGAPAASQAPLPESADEDSSPVQIDPELADLRPMFLRTVRDFQRQIKEALDVEDFLTVQRCGHSLKGLGATYGVEPVSQMGRSLELAGQNKQKNAAIQAFNMLSTFMDTGEVPKVQTEKAACTLVEDLAEASGSERLVVYVAPEMRELIPFLMDSMRKDLEIMHGALEQGDFATVRRLGHSHKGFGSTYGFDYVTETGYAIQCAAEAKNTEELTRLLQNLRQYLDQVHVVYGEAPAPEAVEPVRLEDGGAPARPAVSAASVVAVDAELMDLVPLFLDTMRRNLAEMREALPRGDFETICRHGHSQKGLGSTYGFEELGEMGVQIENAGNRKDFTEVAALLDAMDAYLATVQVVRKEG; from the coding sequence ATGGAACGAAGACGGGCTTTCTACAACCTGCTCCAATTCAAAATCCATTTGGGCATCCAGGTTATCCTGGTGGCGAGCTTTATGGCCCTGGGCTACTTCATGTACCAGGCCCAGCTCGCGTTCCTCTTGGGTGAGGTACGGCGCCAGGGGCAGGAGCAGGTGACCGTGGTGGCGCAGGCCAGTGTGCCGCCTTTGGAGCGCGGGGCGACGTACCTCCTTGAGGAAGTTGCGGCGCGGGCGGAGTTTTCCCCTTCCGTGGCCTACTGCTTGATCACGGATGCCAACGGGAATCCACTCAATGACGGAGAAGTGCGGCCCGGGGTGACCCGTTTTGCCATGGCCAAGGCAATCCCTCCGCAAGACGTGCTGATCTTTACTCAAGATCTGACGCGGGGCGGGGTTACGTTGGGGCAGGTGCGCCTGGCCATGCGCATCGATAAGGCCAGGGAGGAAGCCCAGCGTACCGTCATTCAGCTCATCGCCGCCTTTGCGGTGGTGCTCGGCGTCATCGCGGTGTTTTTGTACTTCTTTCTCAACCGTCTGCTTATCCAGCCTGTGGCCAACCTGGCCGAACTCACCGAGACCTTGGCCCGAGGTGAGTTCGTGACATCCAACTTGGACCGTCGTTCGGACGAACTCGGCATTCTGGCCGAGGGTTTCAACATCATGAGCCGCAATCTGCGCGAGCTCTACCGCGGTTTGGAACAAAAAGTGGCCGAGCGTACCGAGGAGCTCGGCAAGGCCTTTCGGGAAGTGGAGGCCATTTTCGAAAACTCCTTGGTGGGTATCGCCGTGATGACCCCGGATCACCGGGTAGTGCGGGCCAATACCCGTTTCGCCATGATCTTCGGCTATACCCAGGAAGAGATGCCGTCCATCGACCCGGTGCAGCTGCATGTGTCCAATCGGGATTTCGATACCTTTGTGGAGAAATTTTTCAGCCAGTTGCCGGAAGTGGAGATCACGCAATTGGAGTTCCAGTTCCGCCGGAAAAACGGCGAAATCTTCTGGAGCCAGATCTCTGCCAAGGCGCTGGATGAAAGTGACCCGGATAAAGGCATCATCGTGGTGCTCGAAGACATCACGGAACGGAAAAAGGCCAGTGAACTCCTGCGCCGTCACGCCGAGGAACTCCGTTTGGCCAAGGAAGAGGCCGACAAGGCCACGCGCACCAAGAGTGAGTTCTTGGCACGTATGAGCCACGAGATCCGCACGCCCATGAACGCCATCTTGGGCATGGCGGAAATGCTCCAGGAAACGGGCCTGACGGAAGAGCAGGCGGAATACGTGCGCACGTTCAGCTCCGCGGGCGAGCTGCTTTTGGGGATCATCAATGACATCCTCGACTTCTCCAAGATCGAGGTGGGGCAGATCAAACTGGAGACCGTGCCCTTCGACCTGCAGGAGTTGGTGGAGGATATCCACAAGCTGTTCGTCTACCGGGCCGAGGAAAAAGGGTTGGCCTTGTCGTGTACCCTGTCGCCGGGCCTGGCGACGCGGTATCAGGGCGATCCGTTCCGTATCCGCCAGATCCTCATCAACCTGGTGGGCAATGCCATCAAGTTCACCCACCAGGGCAGCGTCCGCCTGACCGTGGAGGACGCCGTGGCCGAAGACGGCTCGCCCTGCTGCCTCTTCAAGGTACAGGATACGGGCATTGGCATCCGCAAGGACAAGATTTCGACGATTTTCGAAAGCTTTGCCCAGGCCGACACCTCCACCACCCGGGAGTTCGGCGGCACCGGCCTCGGTCTCGCCATCTCCAAGAAGCTGGCCGAGCTCATGGGCGGCGATATCTGGCTGGAGAGCGAGGTGGGCCGCGGGACGACGTTCTTTGTCCTCTTGCCCCTCAAGCCGGACTTCAGCGTTGCCGCGCAGGAACGCCGCAGCCAGGTGCCGTCCGATCTGCGGCTCCTGGTGGTGGAAGACCGGCCGCAGGCCCATGACAGCATCGCCGCTCTGGTGCGCTCGTGGGGGCTGACGCCGCAGGTGGCTTCGCACCCTGCAGATGCCGTGAACGCCGTGCGTTTGGGCGGGGTGGACATGGTGGTCGTGGACAGCCGGGTGGATGGAGACCCGGGCTTTGAGGTGGTGCAGCTTCTTCTGGGACAGGACGTCGAGGCCCCGCCCATGGTCTTGCTGGTGGATTCTCCGCAAGCCTTGGGTGAGCTCCCAAGCCCTTCGGAGGTGGGGGCGCTGGCGTACGTCCTGCGCCGGGAACGCACCGTCCGGCTCCAAGACGTGCTCTTGGATCTGGCCTCCCAACAGAAGCACCGCCGCCTGACCTCGGCGCGCCAGCAGTGGAAGGTGCTGCTTGTGGACGACGTGGAGGCCAACCGCAAGGTGGTGGAACTCTTCCTGAAGAACACCAATGTGGTGCTCACCCATGCGGAAAACGGTCAGGTGGCGGTGGACCGCTTCATGGCCGAACCCTTCGATCTCGTGCTCATGGATATGGAAATGCCGGTCATGGATGGCCTGGAGGCCACCCGGCGCATCCGTCTCTGGGAGCAGGAAAAGCGGGAGTACTCCACGCCCATCGTGGCCCTGACGGCCCATGCCTTCCAGGAGCATCGTCAGCAGTGTTTGGCTGCGGGGTGTACGGACTTTTTGGCCAAGCCGCTCAAGAAGCAGGATCTGCTCGACATGATCGAGCGCTATGCGGGGATGCGGGAGACGCTGCGGCCAGGGGCCCCGGCGGCAAGCCAGGCGCCGCTTCCGGAAAGCGCCGACGAGGACTCTTCGCCGGTACAGATCGATCCGGAGCTGGCGGATCTTCGTCCCATGTTTTTGCGCACCGTGCGCGACTTCCAGCGTCAGATCAAAGAGGCCCTCGACGTGGAGGACTTTCTCACTGTGCAGCGGTGCGGCCATAGCCTCAAGGGCCTGGGCGCCACGTACGGCGTGGAACCGGTGAGCCAGATGGGGCGCAGCCTGGAGCTCGCCGGCCAAAACAAGCAGAAAAACGCGGCCATCCAGGCCTTCAACATGCTGAGCACCTTTATGGATACCGGTGAGGTCCCCAAGGTGCAGACAGAAAAAGCAGCCTGTACCTTGGTGGAGGACCTGGCGGAAGCCAGCGGCTCGGAGCGTTTGGTGGTCTACGTGGCCCCGGAGATGCGCGAGCTCATCCCCTTCCTCATGGACTCCATGCGCAAGGATTTGGAGATCATGCACGGGGCCTTGGAGCAGGGGGATTTCGCCACGGTGCGGCGGCTGGGACACAGCCACAAGGGGTTTGGCTCTACCTATGGTTTCGACTACGTCACCGAGACGGGCTATGCCATCCAATGCGCGGCCGAGGCCAAGAACACCGAGGAATTGACGCGGCTCTTGCAGAATTTGCGTCAGTATCTCGATCAGGTGCACGTGGTATACGGCGAAGCGCCTGCCCCCGAAGCCGTGGAGCCGGTACGGCTGGAAGACGGTGGAGCACCGGCGCGGCCGGCAGTGTCCGCGGCCTCGGTGGTGGCCGTGGATGCGGAGCTCATGGACTTGGTGCCGCTCTTTTTGGATACCATGCGTCGGAATTTGGCGGAGATGCGCGAGGCCCTGCCACGCGGGGACTTCGAGACCATCTGCCGCCATGGGCATAGCCAAAAGGGGCTTGGGAGCACGTACGGCTTCGAGGAACTTGGCGAGATGGGGGTGCAGATCGAGAATGCCGGCAATCGGAAAGATTTCACCGAAGTGGCGGCGCTGCTCGATGCCATGGACGCCTATTTGGCCACAGTGCAGGTGGTCCGCAAGGAGGGATGA
- a CDS encoding response regulator — protein MQKRVLVIDDDQLMCLALAKMLVAEGYAVEQAGDGDEGLRLYRQNPFDVVVTDMIMPDKEGIQIIRELRKLDPKIRIIAMSGGGRGGATDYLKWAKLMGAKRCLSKPIKREELVEAVAEVLALP, from the coding sequence ATGCAGAAGCGAGTCTTGGTGATTGATGATGACCAGTTGATGTGCTTGGCGCTGGCCAAGATGCTTGTGGCGGAAGGCTATGCCGTGGAGCAGGCTGGCGATGGAGATGAGGGGTTGCGTCTCTACCGCCAAAATCCCTTTGATGTCGTGGTCACGGATATGATCATGCCGGATAAGGAGGGGATTCAGATCATTCGGGAGCTGCGGAAATTGGATCCCAAGATCCGCATCATCGCCATGTCGGGCGGTGGTCGGGGCGGGGCCACGGATTATCTCAAGTGGGCCAAACTGATGGGGGCCAAGCGCTGTCTGAGCAAGCCCATCAAGCGCGAAGAGTTGGTCGAAGCGGTGGCGGAAGTGTTGGCCCTGCCCTAG
- a CDS encoding substrate-binding domain-containing protein: MLFTLGALVLLAAAALVAWRPELVLGRQEPVVRSVYIFPPAAAQAGAAWRLTGQWRAPGKQDRDEPLWAVEFKPVPDWEAPAPVLIAQGERGVEVRGTYQPAPFTREPPLKVAGSVVLADAAVEWARLALVRSGAGEVRRLPGLVPESTEVEGAFFAEKVRRSIEVRAVGTEAGLTALMSRACAMAISSRPLTAAQESSEGLQSRMVGQDALAVLVAPDNPVRIVDMETLRGIFSGRIQRWSEVGGPDIPIVVVALEPNFGTHRLFQEMVLGDLPLTGAARKAPTPAAVDALVASTPGAIGYTSLPLSKQAALVALRTEPGQTPVVPSGASVRDGSYPLVRSLFVVWRKEAPPSELLQAIFSSEGKRILERFGFLLPPN, translated from the coding sequence GTGCTGTTCACACTCGGGGCGTTGGTGCTGCTTGCAGCTGCAGCGCTGGTGGCGTGGCGGCCGGAGTTGGTGCTCGGCCGCCAGGAGCCGGTTGTCCGCTCGGTGTACATCTTTCCGCCTGCCGCGGCCCAGGCCGGAGCGGCGTGGCGGTTGACGGGCCAGTGGCGCGCCCCGGGCAAACAGGACCGCGACGAACCCTTGTGGGCCGTGGAGTTCAAGCCCGTACCCGATTGGGAAGCCCCGGCACCAGTGCTCATCGCTCAGGGAGAGCGCGGCGTGGAAGTGCGCGGCACCTACCAGCCGGCGCCGTTTACCCGCGAGCCTCCCCTCAAGGTGGCCGGTTCGGTGGTCTTGGCGGATGCGGCGGTAGAGTGGGCGCGCCTGGCTTTGGTGCGCTCCGGCGCCGGCGAAGTGCGGCGCTTGCCGGGACTGGTCCCGGAATCCACGGAAGTGGAAGGGGCTTTTTTTGCGGAGAAGGTTCGTCGATCCATTGAGGTGCGCGCTGTGGGCACGGAGGCGGGGCTTACGGCCTTGATGAGCCGAGCGTGTGCGATGGCCATAAGTTCCCGACCGCTCACTGCGGCGCAGGAATCTTCAGAGGGTTTGCAGTCCCGTATGGTGGGCCAGGATGCCTTGGCGGTGCTGGTCGCCCCCGACAATCCTGTGCGCATTGTGGACATGGAGACGCTGCGGGGGATCTTCAGCGGCCGCATCCAGCGCTGGAGCGAGGTGGGTGGCCCAGATATCCCCATCGTTGTCGTTGCCCTGGAGCCCAATTTTGGCACTCACCGGCTTTTCCAGGAGATGGTGCTGGGGGACCTGCCCTTGACGGGCGCGGCCCGCAAGGCGCCTACGCCAGCAGCGGTGGACGCGCTGGTGGCGTCTACCCCCGGCGCCATTGGGTATACGAGCCTGCCGCTTTCGAAACAGGCGGCATTGGTGGCGCTTCGCACGGAACCGGGGCAAACTCCGGTGGTGCCTTCTGGTGCCTCGGTCCGGGATGGATCGTATCCTTTGGTGCGGTCGCTCTTTGTGGTCTGGCGCAAAGAAGCCCCCCCGTCGGAACTGTTGCAGGCCATATTTTCCAGTGAAGGGAAACGCATTCTGGAGCGTTTTGGTTTTCTGTTACCACCGAATTGA
- a CDS encoding PilZ domain-containing protein: protein MSASRNEVVELYVFKKKEVAIVCPSCGLAKTVPVEPLRTKGHWEVKAKCTRCAHVFRINLNFRKYFRKTVALQGQLLDAADATAPVARVLVRDISMEGAGLEVQETARSLSSGEILVLQFPTAEGGQLRKDVELKSVRGDRVGARFVDRRFDPAVFAWVSAK from the coding sequence ATGAGTGCATCCAGAAACGAGGTCGTGGAGCTCTACGTCTTCAAGAAGAAAGAGGTTGCCATCGTGTGTCCGAGTTGCGGGCTTGCCAAGACCGTGCCCGTGGAGCCCTTGCGCACCAAGGGACATTGGGAGGTCAAGGCCAAATGTACCCGCTGCGCCCACGTCTTTCGCATCAATCTCAATTTTCGCAAATATTTTCGCAAGACGGTGGCCTTGCAGGGGCAGCTTCTGGACGCCGCAGATGCCACTGCCCCTGTGGCCCGGGTGCTGGTGCGCGATATCTCCATGGAAGGCGCTGGCCTTGAAGTGCAGGAGACCGCGCGGAGCCTGAGCTCCGGGGAGATCTTGGTGCTCCAGTTTCCTACGGCGGAGGGCGGACAGCTGCGCAAGGACGTGGAGCTCAAATCCGTGCGTGGAGATCGTGTGGGGGCACGCTTTGTGGATCGACGCTTCGATCCAGCGGTGTTCGCTTGGGTATCGGCGAAATAG